A part of Capsicum annuum cultivar UCD-10X-F1 chromosome 6, UCD10Xv1.1, whole genome shotgun sequence genomic DNA contains:
- the LOC107874734 gene encoding uncharacterized protein LOC107874734 has product MGNCQAIDNAALLLQHPNGKVEKLYSPVTAHQIMKINSGHYVALLLTTITTTTTSSNNKNSNNVPVRIRRIKLLKPTDSLVLGQIYRLVTAQEVMKGLCAKKYAKLKQLEYSCEEMTHKSSLHSKAAASVTTSVQENSKQVKQENHRKSTGSRCRGWHPSLQSISEGGC; this is encoded by the exons ATGGGGAATTGCCAAGCAATTGACAATGCAGCTTTGCTATTACAACACCCAAATGGCAAAGTAGAGAAGCTCTATTCACCTGTCACTGCTCaccaaatcatgaaaatcaatTCTGGTCATTATGTTGCTCTTCTtctcaccaccatcaccaccaccaccaccagtaGTAATAACAAGAATAGTAATAATGTGCCAGTGCGAATTCGGCGAATAAAGCTtctcaagcctactgattcacttGTTCTTGGTCAGATATACAGACTTGTTACTGCTCAAG AGGTAATGAAAGGATTGTGCGCAAAGAAGTATGCGAAGCTGAAGCAGTTAGAATATTCATGTGAAGAAATGACACACAAATCAAGTTTACATTCTAAGGCTGCAGCAAGTGTTACAACATCTGTTCAGGAGAATTCTAAACAG gtTAAACAGGAAAATCATAGAAAATCAACAGGCTCAAGATGCAGAGGATGGCATCCCTCATTGCAGAGCATATCAGAGGGTGGTTGTTGA